One stretch of Eupeodes corollae chromosome 2, idEupCoro1.1, whole genome shotgun sequence DNA includes these proteins:
- the LOC129944188 gene encoding zinc finger protein 391-like, whose product MTEVIPNTFKHETIISVDKCLLNPLKDPETKCGEVILLANTNFWFACGFCQERFINVFTFINHIKDEHIPEVKIEPLQDAPTLTNAPLNYNDNDNENDNDDDDDDEKSFIDLEAGVASPSSEDNEKPEDDKEDIKTIIDKETNLETIPELKPEDEQSCKQIEEVLTEEIKVPRRRGRKKALYEPLISISRKRTTASENVDKKKDENTQNDSDPETKIEKKEDSPEPTDKKSKKKYYRKKNVFPCPICKENITDGRSLKKHIRSHNEGGNENRFQCEECGKCYKNSFNLKTHSIIHSGTRPFKCEFCDVGFSHPNSLKTHRFLHTGDRPYKCDQCDKSFVSNSSRKVHMRQHTGETPYVCQYCGKGYTIKSNFDIHVRRHTGQRNFQCNQCNKGFFNKETLVNHIACHTGEKNFVCDVCSNRFSRRKDLVEHRKLHLDHKYYSCKVCGKEFSQYSGLYSHMRQHKNKDKEQ is encoded by the coding sequence atgacGGAAGTCATACCAAATACTTTTAAGCACGAGACGATAATAAGTGTagataaatgtttattaaatcCATTAAAAGATCCCGAAACAAAGTGTGGAGAAGTTATTTTATTAGCCAACACAAACTTCTGGTTTGCTTGTGGTTTTTGCCAGGAACGTTTTATTAATGTGTTCACGTTTATAAATCACATAAAAGACGAGCATATTCCGGAAGTTAAAATTGAGCCTCTGCAAGATGCTCCCACATTAACTAATGCACCCTTAAACTACAACGACAAcgataatgaaaatgataatgatgatgatgatgacgatgaaaaaagttttatagaCTTAGAAGCAGGAGTTGCATCGCCGAGTTCTGAGGACAATGAAAAACCAGAAGATGACAAAGAAGATATTAAGACTATTATtgataaagaaacaaatttagaaacaaTTCCAGAATTAAAACCGGAAGATGAACAAAGCTGTAAACAAATTGAGGAAGTGTTAACCGAAGAAATTAAGGTTCCACGAAGACGAGGAAGAAAGAAAGCATTATATGAACCATTAATTTCGATTTCGCGAAAGAGGACAACAGCATCTGAGAATGTAGATAAGAAAAAAGATGAGAACACTCAGAACGACTCGGACCCAGAGACCAAGATAGAGAAAAAGGAGGATAGTCCAGAGCCCACGGATAAGAAgtccaaaaaaaagtattaccgCAAAAAGAATGTCTTCCCTTGTCCAATTTGTAAGGAAAACATCACCGATGGCAGATCTCTTAAGAAGCACATTCGATCACACAATGAAGGTGGCAACGAGAACCGTTTTCAATGCGAGGAATGCGGCAAATGCTACAAgaattcattcaatttaaaaactcacTCCATCATCCACTCGGGAACGCGTCCATTTAAGTGTGAGTTTTGCGACGTTGGATTCTCACATCCTAACTCCCTAAAAACCCATCGCTTTTTACACACTGGCGACAGGCCTTACAAATGCGACCAGTGCGACAAATCGTTTGTTTCCAATAGCAGTCGCAAAGTTCATATGAGACAGCATACCGGCGAGACGCCCTATGTGTGTCAATACTGCGGAAAAGGTTATACCATCAAAAGTAACTTCGACATTCACGTGCGGAGGCATACAGGCCAACGAAATTTCCAATGCAACCAATGCAATAAGGGATTCTTTAATAAAGAGACCCTCGTTAATCATATAGCCTGCCACACCGGAGAAAAGAACTTTGTTTGTGATGTCTGTTCGAATAGGTTTTCTCGAAGAAAAGATCTGGTCGAACATAGGAAATTGCATTTGGATCACAAATATTATTCGTGTAAGGTGTGTGGCAAAGAATTTTCGCAATACTCTGGTTTGTACTCGCATATGCGACAGCACAAGAATAAAGATAAGGAACAGTAG
- the LOC129944191 gene encoding zinc finger protein 501-like yields MTEFSPQVNFKNDSLLKEENSLDVHSPIRPIHLNAIDRKCGEIFVLANTEFWFLCTFCDERFHSIVVFQNHIKIFHITNTKSIQNTADENPLDFNSNEKFKIKIVADEKSVDHNENTEGKICKWEMQDDIKAQELYNKDHNIGDIGIIQSSHHEEQEGLINETNNNKIIEVSQNNISSNENVSRAIHRKKNIIHDSPKKRIRRKKVYSCSYCEHIATNQSTLEAHKQSCHDAGTRYQCEECGKCFSNASNLRHHLVIHSGTRPYKCEFCDAGFSHSNSLKAHRYLHTGNRPYKCVECDKGFVSSGALKIHMREHTGETPYVCQFCKKAFATQCSYKRHMISHAGQRTHKCQQCEKAFLHKETLNTHMACHSTEKLYACDICPKKFNHKKNLAQHKKLHSSIKQYVCKICGKDFAQYAGLHSHMKSHRSKSVNDSNKMF; encoded by the coding sequence atgactGAGTTTTCACCACAAGTAAATTTCAAGAATGATTCCTTactaaaagaagaaaacagtCTAGATGTACATAGTCCCATCCGCCCCATCCATTTGAATGCCATAGACCGGAAGTGTGGAGAAATATTTGTACTGGCTAATACGGAGTTTTGGTTTCTATGCACATTTTGTGATGAACGTTTTCATAGCATTGTAGTTTTTCAGAATCACATTAAGATCTTTCACATAACAAATACTAAAAGTATTCAGAATACGGCAGATGAAAATCCTTTAGATTTTAATtcaaacgaaaaatttaaaatcaaaatagttGCAGATGAAAAGAGTGTTGATCATAATGAGAACACTGAAGGAAAGATTTGCAAATGGGAAATGCAGGATGATATCAAGGCACAGGAACTCTATAATAAAGATCATAACATAGGCGATATCGGCATAATCCAGTCATCACACCATGAAGAGCAAGAAGGACTTATAAACGAAactaacaacaataaaattatagaaGTTAGCCAGaataatatttcttcaaatGAAAACGTTTCTAGAGCTATTCatcgaaagaaaaatataattcatgATTCACCCAAAAAGCGGATTCGCAGAAAGAAAGTTTATTCATGTTCTTATTGTGAGCATATAGCAACTAATCAATCAACCTTAGAAGCACACAAGCAATCTTGTCATGATGCAGGAACCCGGTATCAATGCGAGGAATGTGGCAAGTGTTTTAGTAATGCATCTAACCTGAGACATCATTTGGTAATTCATTCTGGAACTCGACCCTATAAGTGTGAATTTTGTGATGCCGGTTTCTCACATTCAAACAGCCTTAAAGCACATCGTTATCTTCATACTGGTAATCGTCCTTACAAATGTGTTGAATGTGATAAGGGATTTGTTTCTAGTGGCGCGCTTAAAATCCACATGAGAGAGCATACAGGTGAAACACCATATGTGTGTCAATTTTGTAAGAAAGCGTTCGCTACTCAATGTTCTTATAAAAGACATATGATAAGCCACGCTGGTCAGCGAACTCATAAGTGTCAACAATGTGAAAAAGCTTTCCTTCATAAAGAAACACTCAATACACATATGGCTTGTCATTCTACTGAAAAACTATATGCTTGCGATATTTGtccaaaaaaattcaatcacaAAAAGAACCTAGCGCAGCACAAGAAACTACATTCGAGTATCAAGCAATATGTTTGCAAGATATGCGGCAAGGATTTTGCACAGTATGCAGGTCTGCACTCACATATGAAAAGTCACAGAAGTAAGAGTGTCAatgattcaaataaaatgttttga
- the LOC129944193 gene encoding zinc finger protein 492-like, with translation MEGFNNAENSIASEEDEADLENILEDLLNISEETEKLIAEKYPYLKVDSITSKEHLLENTHKNVVNKSTTIIASQRFQCDLCPMAFSHQYKIIRHLKTHSERQVLQCHHCEKTFNHRNSLALHVKSHFRKCRENKCLLCNKLLVHRCAVCNMEFYTRAELRNHTKINHSQENLKCELCSKEFSLQRHLTQHKKVHLKNNEFKCDKCSKKFKSRKTFKAHLICHATERTHSCDVCGSKFQRKNALTEHKKLHNGTKQYSCRLCDRKFAQFAGLYTHMKIHLQ, from the exons ATGGAAGGATTTAATAATGCTGAAAACAGCATAGCATCTGAG GAGGATGAAGCTGACCTGGAAAACATTCTTGAAGACCTTCTGAATATTTCAGAGGAAACAGAAAAACTTATTGCCGAAAAATATCCATACTTAAAAGTTGATTCCATCACATCAAAAGAACATCTTCTCGAGAATACCCACAAAAATGTGGTAAACAAATCCACGACCATTATCGCAAGTCAACGATTCCAATGTGATTTATGTCCAATGGCATTTTCAcatcaatataaaattatacGACATCTAAAGACGCACAGTGAAAGGCAAGTTTTACAGTGTCATCATtgtgaaaaaacatttaaccATCGAAACTCACTTGCCCTTCATGTGAAGAGTCACTTTCGAAAGTGTCGAGAAAACAAATGCCTATTATGTAATAAACTCCTCGTGCATAGATGCGCAGTGTGCAATATGGAATTCTATACCAGAGCAGAGCTTAGAAATCATACGAAAATAAATCATAGCCAGGAAAACTTAAAATGTGAACTTTGTTCCAAAGAATTCTCACTGCAAAGGCACTTGACGCAACATAAGAaggtacatttaaaaaataatgaattcaaATGTGATAAATGCTCGAAGAAATTTAAAAGTCGTAAAACCTTTAAGGCTCATCTTATATGTCATGCAACGGAAAGAACACATTCCTGTGATGTGTGTGGATCAAAATTTCAGCGAAAAAATGCTCTAACTGAACATAAAAAGCTACATAACGGTACTAAACAATATTCTTGTAGACTTTGTGATCGCAAATTTGCACAATTTGCTGGATTGTATACGCACATGAAGATACATTTACAATAA
- the LOC129944189 gene encoding zinc finger protein 501-like, translating into MTSFHSEIILKNEYFPYEENNPNYANPEETKCGQVILVANCKFCFVCTFCDARFQSVVMFRSHILGQHVDAETFCSKDDPLDIETDDEEIEIKSSSDVTENDCKNLLNDLTGNNTFISTQKCDEAENCSDNETVAIKSNPDPEIIEIKCNNLVTSNSFYIPKDKGNYSDFKTDQHNFETRTDKAKTPTINDLGSTEVIQFDDDNLSAKEDSKNVTLYCKDIEDLLSPPKKVSIKSKRKKKAQECSICEHIAQNKRLLQAHMTREHGTGTQYQCEECGKCFRNASNLKSHLVIHSGNRPYKCEFCNSGFSHPNSLRTHRYIHTGERPHKCNQCDKGFVSSTGLKIHIREHTGEKPFVCQFCKIAFANKYHYNRHIISHSNRRPFECSLCDKAFKHRETYNKHMVCHTNEKNEVCDYCQKRFFHKKNLLQHKKIHSNVKQYSCKICKKHFAQNAGLYSHMKLHKNKE; encoded by the coding sequence ATGACTTCATTTCATTCggaaatcatattaaaaaacgaatattttccATATGAAGAAAATAATCCCAATTATGCAAATCCCGAAGAAACAAAATGTGGACAAGTTATACTAGTGGCgaattgcaaattttgttttgtttgtacattTTGTGATGCACGATTCCAAAGTGTTGTTATGTTTCGAAGTCACATACTAGGTCAACATGTAGATGCTGAAACATTTTGCAGTAAGGATGATCCCTTGGATATTGAAACAGATGAcgaagaaattgaaataaaatctagTTCAGATGTTACCGAAAATGATTGCAAGAATCTACTCAATGATCTCACAGGTAACAATACTTTTATATCAACACAAAAGTGCGATGAAGCGGAGAACTGCAGTGACAATGAAACAGTTGCAATAAAATCTAATCCAGATCCAGAAATCATCGAAattaaatgcaataatcttGTCACAAGCAATAGTTTTTATATTCCAAAGGATAAAGGAAACTACAGTGACTTCAAGACTGACCAGCATAACTTTGAAACACGAACAGACAAAGCAAAAACACCTACTATAAATGATTTAGGATCAACAGAAGTGATCCAGTTTGATGACGACAACTTAAGTGCTAAAGAAGATTCCAAAAATGTAACCTTATATTGTAAAGACATTGAAGATTTACTATCTCCACCAAAAAAAGTTAGTATCAAAAGTAAACGGAAGAAAAAAGCGCAGGAATGTTCAATTTGCGAACATATAGCCCAAAATAAGAGATTACTACAAGCGCATATGACTAGAGAACATGGAACTGGAACTCAATATCAATGTGAAGAGTGTGGCAAGTGTTTCAGAAATGCATCCAATCTTAAATCTCATCTGGTTATTCACTCTGGAAATCGTCCTTATAAATGCGAATTTTGCAACTCGGGTTTCTCTCATCCGAATAGTTTAAGAACACATCGGTATATACACACGGGTGAGCGTCCTCATAAGTGTAATCAGTGTGATAAAGGATTTGTTTCGAGTACCGGTCTTAAAATTCACATAAGGGAACATACCGGTGAAAAGCCATTCGTTTGCCAGTTTTGTAAGATAGCCTTTGCCAATAAATACCACTATAACAGACACATTATAAGCCATTCAAATCGAAGACCTTTCGAATGCAGTCTATGTGATAAGGCATTTAAACATAGGGAAACGTATAATAAACATATGGTATGTCATACGAATGAAAAGAATGAAGTTTGCGATTATtgtcagaaaagattttttcacaaaaagaacTTGCTTCAGCATAAGAAAATACATTCGAATGTAAAACAATACAGTTGTAAAATTTGCAAGAAGCATTTCGCACAGAATGCAGGTTTATATTCGCATATgaaattacacaaaaataaagagTAG
- the LOC129944195 gene encoding uncharacterized protein LOC129944195: MNIPINDQQAAEQTILLNAIRNKFANNENHSGTSPPVFSIPSLKLPQFSPTSNALENANKAPASKLNQFILSKLGENNAQTNVTAGSFKIPDLKIESDFVPQSFSLGRKPSLDQTNSNLSESNINSLNKGISNLRVCEEQKNHVIDLTTALNQSTTLTASPAKQMTTKPNAPNAIDFQIPFIDCDLKEASERLPLRDEYCVTDVSNFAHRRFICAPSRFGKITCLKYRLPKRSILVDHSFAQKNKIKRFIFDTKSPDDTVLSLRRFNRV; encoded by the coding sequence ATGAATATTCCCATAAATGATCAACAAGCAGCTGAACAAACGATTCTCCTCAACGCCAttcgaaataaatttgcaaacaaTGAAAACCATTCAGGAACTAGTCCACCAGTATTCAGTATACCAAGTCTTAAGCTTCCCCAATTCTCACCCACGTCCAATGCCTTGGAAAATGCTAATAAAGCTCCTGCAtcgaaattaaatcaatttattctgtCTAAGTTGGGAGAGAATAATGCTCAGACGAATGTCACTGCGGGGTCCTTTAAAATTCCTGACTTGAAAATCGAAAGCGACTTTGTACCTCAATCATTTTCGTTGGGGAGAAAGCCATCTCTAgatcaaacaaattcaaatttaagtgAAAGTAATATTAATTCTCTTAACAAAGGCATCAGTAATTTGCGCGTGTGTGAAGAACAGAAAAACCACGTCATTGATCTCACTACAGCTCTGAATCAAAGCACAACACTGACTGCATCACCAGCCAAACAAATGACAACGAAACCTAATGCACCAAATGCTATAGATTTCCAAATTCCATTTATCGACTGTGATCTCAAAGAGGCCAGTGAGCGGCTGCCATTGAGAGATGAATATTGCGTTACAGATGTTTCGAATTTTGCACATCGACGTTTTATTTGTGCTCCCTCAAGGTTTGGCAAAATCACTTGCCTAAAATATAGACTCCCGAAGCGGTCAATTTTAGTTGATCATAGCTTCGCacagaagaataaaataaagcGATTTATTTTCGATACGAAGTCCCCCGATGACACCGTTCTGTCCCTGAGAAGGTTCAACAGAGTCTGA
- the LOC129944192 gene encoding zinc finger protein 501-like, which translates to MMTEFPSDIILKNESFPNESNSLDWRYDDPMQILKKCGEIVLIANNKFWIVCTFCDERFHSILIFQNHIKGIHIRDDEIVPYSKIENPLDVNPDEESHIIKQETNQSNDFNGRIDEPNVNRDKIEEFNFDEREEDLAPISIENERHNKDDQSDTEETHEIDSQSAIENENFAEKSLNSPICKDITDPLLTKEIPKKRNRKKKVYSCPTCQHIARDKKTLEAHLQSNHGTGTRHQCEECGKCFRNSNNLKCHLFIHSGIRPYKCEDCDADFSHYNSLKMHRYLHTGERPHKCNVCGKGFVSSSGLKTHFREHTGETPYVCEFCERAFASKCSFKRHMISHSGRRAYECQECKKAFFHKETLTKHMVCHTNDKKFACDICSKKFNHKKNLVQHQKLHSNIKQYICKICSKEFAQYAGLYSHMKYHKDI; encoded by the coding sequence atgatGACCGAGTTTCCTTCtgatattattcttaaaaacgaATCTTTTCCAAATGAAAGTAACAGCCTAGACTGGCGATATGATGATCCCatgcaaattttaaagaagtgcggagaaatagttttaattgctaataataaattttggatTGTGTGCACATTTTGCGATGAACGTTTTCATAGTATTCTAATCTTTCAAAACCACATTAAAGGAATACACATTAGAGATGATGAAATTGTTccatattcaaaaattgaaaacccttTGGATGTCAATCCAGACGAAGAATCCCACATAATTAAACAAGAGACAAACCAAAGTAATGACTTCAATGGCAGAATTGATGAGCCAAATGTCAATAGGGACAAAATCGAGGAATTCAATTTTGATGAACGAGAAGAAGATCTAGCACCAATAAGTATTGAAAACGAGAGGCATAACAAAGATGACCAATCAGACACAGAAGAAACCCACGAGATAGACAGTCAGTCTGCTATTGAAAACGAGAATTTCGCTGAGAAATCACTTAATTCTCCGATTTGCAAAGACATTACAGATCCACTTCTAACAAAGGAAATTCCGAAAAAGAGGAATCGCAAAAAAAAAGTCTACTCATGTCCTACTTGCCAGCACATAGCCCGTGATAAGAAAACACTAGAAGCTCATCTACAATCAAACCATGGAACTGGAACTCGACATCAATGCGAAGAATGTGGCAAGTGTTTTAGAAACTCAAATAATCTCAAGTGTCATTTATTCATACATTCTGGAATTCGGCCATACAAATGTGAAGACTGTGATGCAGATTTTTCTCATTATAACAGTCTTAAAATGCATCGTTACTTGCACACTGGTGAGCGGCCTCACAAGTGTAATGTATGTGGGAAAGGATTTGTTTCAAGCAGCGGACTGAAAACTCATTTTCGTGAACACACCGGGGAAACACCTTACGTTTGTGAATTTTGTGAGAGAGCCTTCGCTAGTAAATGTTCATTTAAAAGGCATATGATAAGTCACTCTGGGCGACGAGCTTACGAGTGTCAGGAATGCAAGAAGGCATTTTTCCATAAGGAAACCCTCACCAAACACATGGTGTGCCAtacaaatgataaaaaattTGCATGTGATATTTGTTCAAAGAAATTTAATCACAAAAAGAATTTAGTGCAGCACCAAAAATtacattcaaatataaaacagtATATTTGTAAGATATGCAGCAAGGAGTTTGCCCAGTATGCGGGTTTATATTCACATATGAAGTATCACAAAGATATATAG